GGGTGAATAGGAagaaacacagtggttagcactgctgcctcacagctccagggtcccgggttcaattctggcctcgggtgactgtctgtgcggagtctgcacgtcctccccgtgtgtgcgtgggtttcccctgggtgctccggtttcctcccacagtccaaagatgtggttaggtgcaCTGGCCATGGTAaatgcccttagcgtccaaaaaggttaggtggggttactgggtctcggggatagggtggaggtgtacgcttgagtagggtgctctttccaaggaccggtgcagacctgatgggctgaatggcctccttctgcattgtaaattctatgatactagtaGAGAtcaagaaccaggggtcataggggcgggaggtttagaggggatttgaggacaaacttttccacccagagggcggtgggagtctggaacttgctgcctgaaagggtggtggaggcgggaaccctcacaacatttaagaagcatttagatgagtatACAAGGCTACgaaccaagtgctgaaaaatgggattagaatagataagtgCTCGATTGTTGGCACAGACACAAAGTGtcacctcctgtgctgtaaagctctatgaATAGTGATAGAGGGAAACAGTATTTGtctactcatatacacacacacacgggtgtacatacacatgtgcacacacacggGTGTACACATACACGGATgtgtacacacgcacacacacaaatatacacattgTTCCACAACCCCAGTTACACATTTGAGCGAATAGGCTAAAACATGAGTGACAAAGTGTTTTAAACCCTAGACATGCTTAAAAATGTCTCGGCAAAAGAGGGCAGAATATTTGTGCTCATCAGGGTGTTTGTACTGGGACACAGAACAATTTCCCATCCCAGCATCAAGAATTcttgttaccccacctaaccttttggacgctaaggggcaatttagcgtggccaatccacctaaccatcacatctttggactgtgggaggaacccggagcacccggaggaaacccactcagacacggggagaaagtgcaaactgtatgcaatcacccgaggcaggaattgaacctgggtccctggagctgtgaggcagcagtgctaaccactgtgccaccgatgcCAAACTGAGattttaccattgaccacaaactgaactgggtgggttcagttcagtttgtggtcaatggtaactcccaggatgtttgacagtggaggattcagcgatggtaatgagaTTGAAGGTCATGgggtaatggttagattctctcttgctctACGCCTAGAGGCAAGAACCTCTATCAAATGGACTTAAACTTACCAAATTCATTTCACATTGTATCCCGAGAAGCAACAAGATCAAGAAAACTTACATCTCATCAGTGTGTGCTGGATCTAGATCCTGAAGCTGAAAGGTCAGTGTGCCAACCTACCCATGAAGTCCCTGAATGGAGCAAATGCCATTATTTGCCAGAGTAGTGAAATGTGTAACTCAGATCAACCTAGTCTACACCATTTCACAGCAGAAGCATTCAGGCTCTGAAGGTTGTTTTTCCCTTACCTTATTTGTCCTTCTTCATCTGAAGGGTATGCCAAGAGCAGCAGTCCTATGTTCATGATGACATGATTGGTTATCGGGCATACCTTGAAACAGAAAGAGATCATTATTGACAGTCCCGAAAGCAGAAATGAACTGCACTAAAAGCACAAACTTATAACCAACTTTTCTCACAGGCTTTTGAACAGAAGGTGCCCAAGGAACAATTGGATACAGAGAATGTGTTAAAAGAGGGTCATGGGTGGCGAGTAGCCAGTCAGTTAGGCCTCGAGATCTCCTGTCCACTCCTAAAAAAAAAGCTTGCATTCTTTTCTCGAGCACCTGAAGTACCTGGAAATAAATCAGCAGAAACCAGCCACTCACCTCCcatattgtgggagaaaactggatgtCATTCTTGACCACACTCAGACTACTGTTTATGGACAGTTTCAGAGTGGACCAGCAGTGACCCTGCTTGCTGGCCCCTCAGCTGGTCACACGCGCTGAGAGTGGTGCAGGGAAGCAGCTGGTCACACGCTGGTCATAGGCTAAAACATGAGTGACAAAGTGTTTCAAACCCTAGACATGAGAGTGGTGCAGGGAAGCAGCTGGTCACACGCGCTGAGAGTGGTGCAGGGAGGGAAGCAGCTGGTCACACGCGCTCAGAGTGGTGCAGGGAAGAAACCACTGTTTCAAACAAAACAATGAAACTGGAACTTGGACAGAAACTTCATTCTAATCATTTCAAACATCTGCTGTAACGGAATGGGGCCTCTAACCAGTGACGCTGCGATCCTCAAAATCCCTCCATCTCAAATTTACCCAACTTCAGTTTCAGAGAACTGATTTCTCGTCTGGAGACTAATTTATTTTACTGACAATAACTGTGTCCAGCCTCTCATTTCCTCCTCACTGGGGGTGAATCAAAGCGGCACAGACTGTATCCAGCCTCTCATTTCCTCCTCACTGGGGGTGAATCAAAGCGGCACAGACCGAAGGCCCGCATGATGGGGTCAATCTACAGTGCTATGACATGAAGAATCACTGTGAAACCGTGTCCTGTCTGTCACTCATCCCACACCAGGGGCTGTCCAAAACACTTTGCCTTCCTGTCTAAATCCACTCACCTCTAGGATTACAATATCATAGTCACTGAAGGAACAGTATCGCTTCGACCAGGATGCGTCGTTCCGTATGACCTCATTGATGACATATTCAAAGTCGAGTGTCAGCTGCTCCACAGTGAGGTACTTGCCCTGGAAATTCACAGTGCAGGAAGTGGGTTGCAGGGAGGCAGAGAAAGACCAGGCACAAGGTTAAGATTATTTTCCCTCGTGGGAAACGTATCGCAGTGAAAGTATTTAAACCCATCCTCTCCATCTATCTCAGCACAGCAGCCTCGATTGCGCAAGCGGTTCAGGACACTGGGTACCAGGGCACATGTATGCCAAACGGTGTCAGCTGGAGCTCAGTGGGCAGCCTTCTCACCCCAGTCGGAAAGTTGTGGCGTCAAGTCTTAGTcaaaaatccaggctgacaatCCCAGTGCAGCATTGACGGAGTGTTAAATACCTATTATCCATTACACACTATACAACTATGCATCGCCATTACTGGAAATGGAATACAAGGTGCGCAATGTCAGAATGAACATATTTCCCCAATAAATATTCGTGCCAGAGTTCCAATGTAATATTGCGCAcaagtgaccctcaggttaaatcaccacacaCAAACAACGCTCCTTTTAAGGTGCACATGTGATGGCAGTGCATCAACCTGAAACGGACCATGCCGTGCAACAAGCTGGAGTCACACAGCAAACAGAAGTCAGGCAAGAGGGAACACTTCCTCGGAGCGCTTGAGAAATATCCCAATCCGCAGCACCTCGATCGACGCAAATtgcaagattaaaaaaaaacaaatctggaCATTCGAAGATCTAAATGAAAGAGAGAGAATGCTGGAACTCCTGGGGTTGGTCAGTGTTTCTAAAGAGGAAATGCAGCCTGCTTTGAGCTCGGAGACTCGAGCAGCAACTGGCTCTGAATAAATAGGTCTTATCCACACATCGAAAGAAATCAGCTCTTAGAGGGCACagtagcctatggtcctctgggactgtgggtcATTAACATTTTTATTTGCTAGGCTTTAAACACAAGCTCAACACATCCCAGTCTGCCCCCAGCTAATTTACAAAGAGAAGAAATGTAACGtggagctcactgggctaaatcgctggtttttaaagcagaccaagcaggccagcagcacggttcgattcccgtaccagcctccccggacaggcgccggaatgtggtgactaggggcttttcacggtaacttcattgaagcctactcgtgacaataagcgattttcatttcataacactTTAAATCAGTAACCAGGGGATGGAGTTTCAAACTCTATATTTACAATGAGGTATTGTTGCTAGTTAGAATGTGGTTACTTCAGAGAGCTTGGGGACCAGTTTAGCTCAGtcagctggacagctggtttgtgatgcagagcgaggacagcagcacgggttcaatccccgtaccggctgaggttattcatgaaggccccaccttctcaaccttgcccctcgcctaaggtgtggtgaccctcgggtaaAACCGCCGCTCTCTGtcaaaagggaaaagcagccagtggtcatctgggactatggagactttaTTTACGAGATGAACAAAAGAAATGCTCCATACCTAAACCATCACTCGGATTATTCTTACCAACATCTCTGATAATCTGCAAATACCAGTACTTCACTGGCAGACAATGCAGTCTGGCAGTCTGGAAACAAATGAGCAAGAATGAAATCTAGAAACTTCCACTGCTGGGCTCTTTTCACATTTCAAAATTGTATATCCCACTGTTACAATCACAGTGACAATGTGGCAGGTTGCTACACAGTGCAACCAACGAATCCTCGGGAATAACAGGTCTGTCCCCATCTCAGTCGGCAAGTTGGTTAGGTTACCTGATACAAAGCACTTTCTTTAACAGGTTTCAGATTCCTTCCCCTCAGATCAGTCACGACaaaatgcagtgagatcttatcATCATATCCTGTGGGAAACAAGATCTGGTTTAGTCTCCCATCACCGAGTTCTTTCACTAACAGCAAACTAATTACCAAAAATTGGAAGATTGAGCAAACCCTTGAAGATCCACAATCACAAAATTAAGTCAGCATTTTTTTCCCCATATAAAGCAGCTGAACTTTCCTTAATTTAATCCTTCAATTTAACACTGCGCAAAGTTTTAATAAAGCAATAATGCAAAGTTTCACCCGCTTTAGAatcacaatcatagaatttacagtgcagaaggaggccattcagcccatcgagtctgcaccggctcttggaaagagcaccctacccaaggtcaacacctccaccccatccccatatcccagcaaccccacccaacactaagggcaattttggacactaagggcaatttatcatgaccaatccacctaacctgcacatctttggactgtgggaggaaaccggagcacccggaggaaacccacgcacacacggggaagatgtgcagactccgcacagacagtgacccaagccggaatcgaacctgggaccctggagctgtgaagcgattgtgctatccacaatgctaccgtgctgcccaatctggaAGATAAACCAACAGTGGCAATGGAAGACACCCGATCACATTGTGACGAGAGTGAAGGTATATCCAGCAGAGAGGATGTGGTTCTCAAGCCACTTCGAAATCAAAGTGAAAACCTATCTGTACTTCCTGGATGGCAGGCCTGGACATTTATACCTCCGACTTAACAAAGCCTGTCACAAATCACTAACATTGCAggaagctttaaaaaaaactaagaCCGATTCTTTCCTAGTAACTGTAGCTGAGCAAATGATCAGGAATATGATTACCTTAGTAACTGTAGCTGAGCAAATGATCAGGAATATGATTACCTTAGTAACTGTAGCTGAGGAAATTATCAGGAATATTTTTATCTGCATTCCAACACATGGTATTAACAGGATCAGGGAGACTATTTAATTTCTGGAAACAGGTGGGATTTGGGAATATGGTGGAAAGTAGGTTGGCACCTACAAAAAAAGGGATTAAATTAAGCACAGAGAGGGGGCATCGAATCATAGCTCACAGAATCAGGGATAGGTGGAGAGTGGGTGAATATACTGGCTTAGAAAGTTCAGACCCATGGTTCAGTCTGACAGGATGAATGTTACTCGGCAGTGATTGTCAAATGGGTTTGGACTGTGTCACCATATTTCCCGATGAGCACAAAACTGTTCCTAACTCAACAACAGATGGACAATCTGATTCAGGATCACCAGTGCAGTCGGAGTGCTTTCAACTAGTTTCTGAGCAACATTCTCCCCCAAGCTGTGCAGCCGTGCAGTAACTGGGAATATGCTGTGTGAGGAACAAGCTGGATGCACACAAACAACGCTCCTTTTAAGGTGAACATGTGATGGCAGTGCATCAACCTGAAACGGACCATGCCGTGCAACAAGCTGGCCTCACACAGCAAACAGAAGTCAGGCAAGAGGGAACACTTCCTCGGAGGGCTTGAGAAATGTCCCAATCTGCAGCACCTCGATCGACGCAAATTGCaagatttaaaacaaacaaatctGGACATTCGAAGATCTAAATGAAAGAGAGAGAATGCTGGAACTTCCTGGGGTTGGTCAGTGTTTCTAAAGAGGAAATGCAGCCTGCTTTGAGCTCGGAGACTCAAGCAGCAACTGGCTCTGAATAAATAGGTCTTATCCACACATCGAAAGAAATTACTTGCCTTTTGCAAAAATCTTCTCACAGCCCAGAGTGCATCCTAGCGAGTGAAGTTAATGCTGCAGCAAAACGTGGCCAGCAAattatacacagcaagatccaatAAGTAGCAAGTGGGATTTTTAGCCAGACTTTGCtttgatggaattgaaggcacCGTATCATGGGGTCACTGGAGCTCACTGAGAAAGTGCTGTGGGGTCTTGCGTGAGCCCCCGAACAGGCAATGGGATCCCAGTTAACTGTCTCACTTGAAAGGCCACACCTCTGACAATCTGGCATGAACAGATGTGTCATCTTAGACTATCtgttcaagtctctggaatgAGGTTTCAACACACAAGCTTCTGACTTAGGAAGGGGTGATACTCACTGAACAATGGTGATGATTGAACTGGGAGAAGAATAGATTTGGGAAACACCAGGGACTTGATTAAGGCTCGCGTTTACTAAAGGGCAAAACCTATCGGTTTCAAGCACCACCCAATATGGAGCGCCAGAGTGACAAGTGCGAGGACCTGGGAGCAGGTTCTCTGCCAATCCTTTTTTTTGGGCACATGGCACAGGAAGAATGGAGCAAGCTGACTTCTGATGAGGAAAGCCGCCTAGGCCAGTGCGGTGTCACAGGATTATTGCAAACTGTGAAGCAAACAGCACACCGACCATCAAAAGATGGAGACACGACCAATTTCTTCGCATTCCTGCTTCACTCACCATCGTCATCTGCAACCATGCCAGAAGGTTCCAGAACATAGTGCAGCTTTATGTAGTTCACGTAACCGGGGTCTGTTGGTGCAGTTTCCTGTTGGCTGGCAGTATTGTCCATTGAGCCCGACTCACCCTGAATCAACTCGCTTGCCACTTCAGCCGTCAGTTTAGCAGCAGATGATGCACCATTATCCAGTGTTGGCTTGCCTGCTGTGGTGCAAGTGCACCCTAATACAAGTGAACGCGAAGGCTTGGAGTTCAAGGTAGAGTCGGAGGGGTCTGCAGTAGAATTTGAACACTGAATCTCTAACTTTGCTTCAGAAGAACAGGGGGGATGTGAGAGATCTGACGTCTCACTTCCTTGTGTTCTAAGGACCTTATGGCAGTCTTCTGTGGGTACCCCTGGGCGGACACCTTCCTTCTGTTCGGGTACGGCTGCGTTTACACTACACCCTGCTTCTGTGGTGCTTGTAGCAGCTCTGGCTCGCCTGAAAATGTCGGCTGCAAACTCCTTTGCTTTGCCTGTGGCAGAGGATCGGTCACATTGGGCAGGGTCATATCCTGCCAGTACGGCATGCTTGGAGCTTTTAAGTTCCCAGCTCAGCATTTCCTCAGAGCAGTTTTCAGTGCGCGTGCTGGCGTCCGTGTCAGCTTTGTGTAAGATGCAGTCTGGCGCCCAGTGGCTCAATGAAGGATGATTCACACCTTCACACTGCTGAGAACTGGACACGACATTGTCCGTTGCTGGCGAAATAAGACTAGGATCCAGCCCATAGTGACCTGGCGGTGCAGTGTTTTCACTGCTCTTGCTGTACAGAATCTGTCCTTTCTCACCTGGAACACATAGAAAACCAAACAGAATACCAATGAAACAAATCTGAATTGGAGGAATGGTAGTAATGAAACAAATCTGAATTGGAGGAATGGTAGTAATGAAACAAATCTGAATTGGAGGAATGGTAGTAATGAAACAAATCTGAATTGGAGGAATGGTAGTAATGAAACAAATCTGAATTGGAGGAATGGTAGTAATGAAACAAATCTGAATTGGAGGAATGGTAGTAATGAAACAAATCTGAATTGGAGGAATGGTAGTAATGAAACAAATCTGAATTGGAGGAATGGTAGTAATGAAACAAATCTGAATTGGAGGAATGGTAGTAATGAAACAAATCTGAATTGGAGGAATGGTAGTAATGAAACAAATCTGAATTGGAGGAATGGTTGTTTGAGGCTGTGCATAGGTTTTGTTACTTAAAACGCaggcatggggcagcacggaagcacagtggatagcacaattgcttcacagctccagggtcccagattcgattcccggcttgggtcactgtgtgtggagtctgcacgttctcctcgtgtctgcgtgggtttcctccgggtgctccggtttccccccacagtccaaagacgtgcaggttaggtggattggcgatggtaaattacccttagtgtccaaaaagtttaggtggggttactaggttatggggatgggatggaggcatgggcttaagtgggttgctctttcctcagggctggtgcagactcgatgggccaaatggcctccttctgcactgtaaattctatggtgatGTCCCGAGCTTGTTCCAATTGCCCTGCAGGAATTGTCCCCCTGGTTAGTACAGAGGTTTTCCTCTGGTTGCATGCCCCTCCCAGGAGATTCCAGCGGGTAGAAGGATAGGTGTCTGGTCATGATGCTCCAGCTTGATGGACCAGCTACtctttttgcccccccccccatgacctctAGCTGAATGTCAGCACCATTGCTGAATGAGTGGACGTCATCTGAACGGAACCATAATTAATCcccgcaacagcctccccgaacagccaccggaatatggcgactaggggcttttcacagtaacctcatttgaagccgacttgtgacaatgagcgattttcatttcatttcatttcaaaaggcagCAACCCCTTCACCACTCAGTACCCCACTGACAGTGTCAGCTTAGATTTTATGCTCAAGGCttcggagtgggacttgaacatcACTGAGACACAGCTGCCCAGATCCAGCAGTGGAGGTGAACGTCAACTGGCTGCTCCAGTGAAGGGAGAGGCAGGTTGAACACTTTCCTGCCTGGATGAAAATTATTTGGACCAAATATCCTCCCTTCTCGAAGCTCACTCACGCATACTAAGTTCCCAAATGAAGAACGACCAGTTAGGGCATTACCTGCTGTGTTTACAGATATCGCACAGGCTACCAGTGAGTAGCTGGTATTGAGTAACACCACGCCGTCTTTCTTGAGCTGGAAGGCAGGCTGGAACGTGGGGAAGGGATACACCACCTGGTACTTTGTGTGAAACATGAAGCCATGCTGCAGACAGTAGGCATTCTGCTCATCTGTGAAGCACACAACAGCAAGTTAGGTCTGTGcaacgtcacacacacacacacacgcacacacccaccTAATTGGGAATAAAAAATCTTTTTTATACCTGTACTAAGCAAAGCCATGTCCTTACAGTCAGGGCAGAACGCAAATGGCGGTGTAGCGACCGTTGTAATATAAATGTCTCGGTCATTCTCATCACTCATCACCATGTTTATCAGCAGGTCATTCACAGAGCGAATGCTGAATTAAAAAGAAACAATCACATTTTCATGTTTTGGAGGTGAAAATACGATATGAGAAACAACTTTGCTGGAGGAAGACCAAAGGCTCTGTCTACCCTGCTCCCTATCCTGGGACAACACTCATAACAAGCAGAAGTGAGTCATCCACCCATCTTTCAGCAGCTGAGAATGAAGCAGGGTCTGCAGCACAGGAGAAAActagaaaggggaaaaaaaattaactgttttgctttaaaaggcAAGGAACCAGAACAAGAAGATCCTACAAGTAGCAAACATAAAGAGTTAATCCGTTTTAGGTGGTGTTAGTTCAGGAGCTAATATTAACTCAGGCAAAGGAGGCATTTACTCCTTTCCCAAGTTAATATTACCTCCTGAACCAACACCtgcagtgggtcggtgcagacgtgatgggccaaatggcctccttctgcactgtatgttctatgtaatttaaTGACTCAGCGGGTTTTTGAGCTCAGCTCTCTGCCGTGGGACTCGAagccacaactttctgactcaggtGAGATTACTACCCACAGAACCAATTAGGCATCCAGGGTTAAAGCTCGGCAACCTTTGCTGCAGGGGTGAAGGGGGTGTTGACAATTTCAGAGAAGAAACTTCTCAACGGGATGGGAACACCAACCTCCTTAAAAGAACATTCGCATTGATAAAGTCaaacgctggaaatctgaaatacaaacagaaaatttgGGGGAAAACGCAGAAGAGTCACaccgactcgaaacattaacttggTTTTCctcttccacagatgctgtcagacccgctaggttttcccagcattttctgttttggtatGTTGAGCATTGCGTTCAGTTTGAAGCACTGGATCGCAGGCCTTTCGAGGAGCTGCAGTGCATGGCAAAGAGGTCAAATCAAGAGGATTGATGCCATCGACCTTACAGTCCCTTGAATATAGAAGATGAAGCGGGGATCTAACTAGGTTTATGATTATTAACGGTAAATATATTATGATTGGCAAATAAAGAGAAGGGCAGCacgattgcacagtggttagcactgtggcttcacagcgccagggtcccaggatcgattcccggttgggtcactgtccttgtggagtctgcaccttctccccgtgtctgcgtgggtttcctcccacaagtcccaaaagacgtgctgttgggtaatttggacattctgaattctccctctgtgtacccgaacaggcgccggagtgtggcgactaggggctttttacagtaacttcattgcgatgtaagcctacttgtgacaataaagattattattattagaagctaTTTCCCCTGTTGGTGATGACGAGTCCAGACAAGGGGGCACAACTTTAAAATTAGATCCGGGCCATTCAGGGGCGATgtcaggaagcatttcttcaaagGAGAGGAGAAATCCGGAACTGtctccgggggtgggggttgaatgtCAGGACAAGCTGCATGTGTTGAGTAGCCTCTACTATTGCTGCGAATACTTACTTGAAGCCAAATACAATAAGCTTTGAGGGATCGCTTGGCCATTCACACACTGTTAGATACAGGTCGCTGTACACTTCCTGATCTTTGAAGAGGTGCACTTGCCTCacctaaagtttaaaaaaagtattAATAAACAGCACAGTATCCAACTAAAACTGAGTATGGAGTTAAatatagtgtgtgtatttgtcATGAGTGTAAACCCACACATACATGAGAGCTATGTGTTTGTAGGTGCTTGAAGTGGAAGTGATTTAGGTCAACAAGGGCCAGGAAGAAGCCTAGTCCACCTGGCATCAGCCGCTACCTCGCCCCATGTGTGAGTTACACATAAGCAGATCAGCCCCCACTAGAAGGCATGGTGAAAGGA
This DNA window, taken from Scyliorhinus canicula chromosome 25, sScyCan1.1, whole genome shotgun sequence, encodes the following:
- the dcaf15 gene encoding DDB1- and CUL4-associated factor 15, whose amino-acid sequence is MAPSWNKRPSGRKKSSVLRNLYRLKITGQFSHRMFQNLPPILCVPLKNIVDDDFLLAGHIFLGFTKCGRYVLSYTRDVPEQDIDELPYYVYYLYWWKFNIHAKLKKVRQVHLFKDQEVYSDLYLTVCEWPSDPSKLIVFGFNIRSVNDLLINMVMSDENDRDIYITTVATPPFAFCPDCKDMALLSTDEQNAYCLQHGFMFHTKYQVVYPFPTFQPAFQLKKDGVVLLNTSYSLVACAISVNTAGEKGQILYSKSSENTAPPGHYGLDPSLISPATDNVVSSSQQCEGVNHPSLSHWAPDCILHKADTDASTRTENCSEEMLSWELKSSKHAVLAGYDPAQCDRSSATGKAKEFAADIFRRARAATSTTEAGCSVNAAVPEQKEGVRPGVPTEDCHKVLRTQGSETSDLSHPPCSSEAKLEIQCSNSTADPSDSTLNSKPSRSLVLGCTCTTAGKPTLDNGASSAAKLTAEVASELIQGESGSMDNTASQQETAPTDPGYVNYIKLHYVLEPSGMVADDDGYDDKISLHFVVTDLRGRNLKPVKESALYQGKYLTVEQLTLDFEYVINEVIRNDASWSKRYCSFSDYDIVILEVCPITNHVIMNIGLLLLAYPSDEEGQIRPRTYHTCLKGTWNLNTGIFATVGVGDLTAVQGQTSGSVWSTFRKSCVDIAMRWLVPESTFRNVNRMTNEALHKGRSLKRLADSGRSMWIVL